Proteins encoded within one genomic window of Microbacterium sp. zg-B185:
- a CDS encoding NAD(P)-dependent alcohol dehydrogenase has protein sequence MKAVVYDRYGPPEVLRIADIPMPAPRAGQMLVRVVATSVNLSDWEGLHGSPAYARFGGLFAPRRRILGSDIAGVVHALGVGVTGFRVGDQVYGDNLQLMGGFAEYAVADAAMFAIKPAELSFAQASALPQSGAIAVQAVARAQPGGRMLVNGAGGGTGAFALQLGTAAGLEVTGVDNAGKLDFMRSLGAAEVIDYRAEDFTRRGPYDLIVDLVARRSVFAYRRALAPGGTYLIVGGTMRALLRVVTIGAVIGAVTGRRLGVLAVKPGPAHFAPLAERCVAGDVRIPIDRMFSLDEVPQALAHVGEGRALGKVVIAVDPRFE, from the coding sequence ATCCCGATGCCGGCGCCGCGCGCGGGACAGATGCTCGTGCGGGTGGTCGCGACGTCGGTGAACCTCAGCGACTGGGAGGGGCTGCACGGGTCTCCCGCGTACGCGCGCTTCGGTGGACTGTTCGCGCCGCGCCGACGGATCCTCGGTTCCGATATCGCGGGCGTCGTCCACGCCCTGGGCGTCGGCGTCACCGGGTTCCGCGTCGGCGACCAGGTGTACGGTGACAACCTGCAGCTGATGGGCGGGTTCGCCGAGTACGCCGTGGCGGACGCGGCGATGTTCGCGATCAAGCCTGCCGAGCTGTCGTTCGCGCAGGCATCGGCGCTGCCGCAGTCCGGGGCGATCGCGGTGCAGGCCGTCGCGCGGGCGCAGCCGGGCGGGCGGATGCTGGTCAACGGCGCGGGCGGCGGAACCGGCGCGTTCGCGCTCCAGCTCGGCACCGCGGCCGGGCTCGAGGTGACCGGTGTCGACAACGCAGGAAAGCTCGACTTCATGAGGTCGCTCGGCGCCGCAGAGGTCATCGACTATCGCGCTGAGGATTTCACCCGGCGTGGACCCTATGACCTGATCGTTGATCTGGTCGCCCGGCGTTCGGTGTTCGCGTACCGCCGCGCCCTCGCCCCAGGTGGGACATACCTGATCGTCGGCGGGACCATGCGCGCGCTCCTGCGCGTGGTCACGATCGGGGCGGTGATCGGGGCGGTGACAGGACGGCGCCTCGGGGTGCTCGCGGTGAAGCCGGGACCGGCGCACTTCGCGCCGCTCGCGGAGCGGTGCGTCGCGGGCGATGTGCGCATCCCCATCGATCGGATGTTCTCCCTCGACGAGGTGCCGCAGGCGCTGGCCCACGTCGGAGAGGGGCGGGCGCTCGGCAAGGTCGTCATCGCCGTCGATCCTCGGTTCGAATGA